A genomic window from Anticarsia gemmatalis isolate Benzon Research Colony breed Stoneville strain chromosome 22, ilAntGemm2 primary, whole genome shotgun sequence includes:
- the LOC142982678 gene encoding uncharacterized protein LOC142982678, which produces MIPYQSTIFFVLVSPVLSQLALDAIQPDVTFNDDNDRYDVNNIIQDNNKAFRQHQFISQEEYRRDLNTQEELNLGEEFNYGLPARKAHDYDSEPDFSDIKAALTGRRFFDFDGFYHEQTTMRPGDFEENLKPFMNNADRLRYWRRMAGYVDHLHGKQETRRSGGSRRSGDTNDENEVLMHYAVPIAMNIDGFLRVPLQ; this is translated from the exons ATG ATTCCATACCAATCCACAATCTTTTTCGTCCTTGTATCTCCTGTGCTCAGTCAACTGGCATTAGACGCCATACAACCAGACGTGACCTTCAACGACGACAACGACCGATACGACGTCAACAACATCATACAGGACAACAACAAGGCTTTCAGACAACACCAGTTCATCTCCCAAGAAGAATACAGAAGAGACTTGAACACCCAAGAAGAATTAAACCTGGGAGAAGAATTCAACTACGGCTTGCCTGCTAGAAAAGCCCACGATTATGACTCCGAACCTGACTTTTCTGATATCAAAGCGGCTTTAACTGGTAGACGGTTTTTCGATTTCGATGGATTCTACCACGAGCAGACGACAATGAGACCTGGAGATTTTGAGGAGAATTTAAAACCTTTTATGAACAATGCTGATAGGTTGAGGTACTGGAGACGGATGGCTGGTTACGTAGACCATTTGCATGGGAAGCAGGAGACCAGGAGAAGTGGGGGGTCGAGGAGGAGTGGGGATACGAATGATGAGAATGAGGTGCTGATGCATTATGCTGTACCTATTGCTATGAATATTGATGGGTTCTTGAGAGTACCACTGCAATGA
- the LOC142982589 gene encoding uncharacterized protein LOC142982589, whose product MGTKIYFFLFTIITLTNGKPAKSKSSVIITNESELEKLLKSLSNKGRYNVEYSHDEVGPNMYHEDRAWISHQDTIPPVQHRGRLAAKPRGKKRTSVFNKRTDNVLQQLLNKDDDYGADEAHIIQAKDRNNFVPTTNDNIAEVLEFLKDLDKNVQEGERLEARNKIITDEDTDLIATDEKVHNLIQSLAKKHPVNNDLDAIVLDLSNLDRSNGKSRNRDDDDDLQNEIQFVGNIDLNDLIGKNGLKSAKRPYASSSDSNIDVLVVDLDKAQNSLRRDVQALVESIDKPKKQRPKQRFKKFRPKSGRNQAKILAHNKNNNNVYVPKWLLSDVSSKMSGRQFRNVLPQTRQQRIKKRNKNKDGQVPKRIFRRSLDDDIGVPFHLQIEGLGQVNP is encoded by the coding sequence ATGGGTACTAAAATCTACTTCTTCTTATTCACAATAATAACTTTGACAAATGGAAAACCGGCGAAAAGCAAGTCTTCGGTAATAATAACTAATGAGAGCGAGTTGGAGAAGTTATTGAAGAGTCTGTCTAATAAAGGTAGATACAATGTAGAGTACAGTCATGATGAAGTAGGTCCGAACATGTACCACGAGGACAGAGCATGGATCAGCCACCAGGACACCATTCCCCCAGTACAACACCGCGGAAGACTTGCTGCGAAACCTCGAGGAAAGAAACGTACTTCTGTTTTCAATAAACGAACGGACAACGTTCTGCAACAACTGTTAAATAAAGACGATGACTACGGAGCCGACGAAGcccatattatacaagcaaaagATCGTAACAACTTCGTTCCGACTACCAACGATAATATCGCTGAAGTACTAGAATTTTTAAAAGATCTCGACAAAAATGTACAGGAAGGTGAACGACTTGAAgctagaaacaaaataataactgaTGAAGATACAGACCTCATTGCCACCGACGAAAAAGTACATAACCTGATACAGTCACTAGCAAAGAAACACCCCGTGAACAATGATTTAGACGCCATAGTTCTTGATTTATCCAATCTTGATCGGTCTAATGGAAAATCGCGAAATAGAGACGATGACGACGATCTACAAAATGAAATTCAATTCGTAGGCAATATTGATTTGAACGACTTAATAGGCAAAAATGGGTTAAAATCCGCGAAAAGACCTTATGCCTCTAGTTCTGATTCTAATATAGACGTGTTAGTTGTTGATTTAGATAAAGCACAGAACAGTTTGAGACGAGACGTACAAGCGTTGGTGGAAAGTATAGACAAGCCAAAGAAACAAAGGCCTAAGCAACGCTTTAAGAAGTTCAGACCAAAATCTGGACGAAATCAAGCAAAAATCCTCGCACACAATAAGAATAACAACAATGTATACGTTCCAAAATGGCTGTTGAGTGATGTCTCTTCAAAAATGTCTGGTCGACAATTTCGCAATGTTTTACCTCAAACTAGACAacagagaataaaaaaaagaaacaaaaacaaggaTGGCCAAGTTCCAAAGAGGATTTTTCGCCGCAGTTTAGATGACGATATCGGTGTTCCTTTCCATCTTCAAATTGAAGGATTGGGTCAAGTGAATCCTTGA